In the genome of Bradyrhizobium sp. CIAT3101, one region contains:
- a CDS encoding Ig-like domain-containing protein: protein MTTQAPTIAQFSADSGARGDGVTDSNVITLWGQAEANTTVTIYDGTTRLGTVVTNSSGSWAFTTPKLADSTHSLTATATDASGTSAASPAMSIKVVPSVTKFVSGTDNWSNPSTIDGQGWYSENAGQPWSLTTPDSHTVRMELRAGDYWADGGNSSRSEILAANSVANGDVFNATYQMTIEPGTSNVNSGLSWLSLTQMYGASGATFSIQLKGEQMAVVVNLNEASEKQVYLDSNPIQRGHAYSIQIQARFASDSTGYLEMWRDGVQIVNYHGVLGDPGANYNLKLGIYRGEPTAANYTMAADYSNIVTSTDPTFPTPPFGGTGTGQTPVPPTSPTISSFSNDSNVVGDGITNDNTLVLSGIASAGNTVKVYDGTTLLGSATANSNGNWTFTTGTLANGKHSFSASATSASGTSALSKSLAVTVDTVAPAAPAIISSSPKAGQSSVLTLTGSAEANSKVNVYDGKTLLGSVTANGSGAWSFTTTALSTGTHQLTATASDAAGNKSVSSSAFNATIKAPSSAPTVVSVSTSGAGILSGTGNLAAGKTVTLALKLSEAVTVTGGIPTLKLNDGGTATYSGGSGTNVLSFTYKTVAGQNTSDLTVTGVNLGTATVKDSAGGTTNLAGAVSNPAGTLRIDTTNPMVMSVSASGAGITAGSGVVGVGGVVNLTLKLSEAVTVTGGTPTLKLNDGGTATYVSGSGSDTLIFKYTVAAGQRTKDLAVTAVNSGTATVRDGAGNGANLAAAISNPAGLLQVNTTAAATNSPIPIVGSGGSHTPHDWQGHFAAFGDGARTTVGSAGAVSQTAKAPDTFVGDTANVMGASLDHRLALFAQHIASAFPSSSFAETSTSPISQATWKGSELPHLAQPIANQQHAPMTGSV, encoded by the coding sequence ATGACAACTCAAGCTCCGACCATTGCACAATTTTCGGCGGACAGCGGTGCGCGCGGTGATGGTGTCACTGATTCCAACGTTATTACGTTGTGGGGGCAAGCCGAGGCAAATACGACCGTAACGATTTATGATGGTACGACACGTTTGGGGACGGTTGTCACGAACAGCTCAGGTTCCTGGGCATTCACGACGCCAAAGCTCGCGGACAGCACCCACAGCCTCACGGCTACGGCGACTGATGCATCGGGCACCAGCGCGGCATCACCCGCCATGTCAATTAAGGTCGTGCCAAGCGTGACGAAATTCGTGTCCGGGACGGACAATTGGAGTAATCCGTCCACGATCGACGGCCAGGGTTGGTACAGCGAAAATGCTGGGCAACCGTGGAGCCTGACAACACCGGACTCTCACACAGTTCGAATGGAGTTGCGCGCTGGCGACTACTGGGCGGACGGAGGCAACAGCTCTCGTTCAGAGATCTTAGCTGCAAATTCGGTGGCCAATGGCGACGTCTTCAACGCCACCTACCAGATGACAATCGAGCCTGGCACCTCGAACGTGAATTCGGGTCTCTCCTGGCTCTCGCTCACTCAGATGTATGGCGCAAGCGGAGCCACATTCTCCATTCAGCTCAAGGGCGAGCAAATGGCGGTCGTGGTCAATCTCAACGAGGCGAGCGAAAAACAAGTATATCTTGATTCGAACCCAATCCAGCGCGGCCACGCCTACAGCATTCAAATCCAAGCGCGCTTTGCCTCGGATTCAACCGGCTATCTCGAGATGTGGCGAGATGGTGTCCAGATCGTCAACTATCACGGGGTGCTGGGAGACCCGGGAGCAAACTACAATCTGAAGCTCGGAATTTATCGGGGAGAGCCGACGGCTGCAAACTACACAATGGCGGCCGATTACAGCAATATCGTCACCTCGACCGACCCCACCTTCCCGACACCCCCCTTCGGCGGGACGGGCACCGGTCAGACGCCTGTGCCTCCAACATCTCCTACGATCAGTTCGTTCTCCAACGACAGCAATGTTGTCGGCGATGGAATCACGAACGACAATACTTTGGTGCTCAGTGGAATTGCCTCCGCAGGCAATACCGTCAAAGTCTATGACGGAACAACCTTGCTCGGTTCTGCAACGGCAAACAGCAACGGAAACTGGACTTTCACGACAGGCACGCTCGCAAACGGAAAGCATAGCTTCTCCGCGTCCGCGACCTCCGCGAGCGGCACCAGCGCTTTGTCGAAATCGCTTGCCGTCACTGTCGATACCGTCGCCCCGGCGGCTCCGGCGATCATTTCCTCCTCTCCCAAGGCTGGCCAGAGTTCGGTGTTGACGCTGACAGGCTCAGCCGAGGCAAACAGCAAGGTGAACGTTTACGATGGAAAGACCCTACTGGGATCGGTAACGGCAAACGGAAGTGGGGCGTGGAGTTTCACCACGACTGCTTTGTCAACCGGGACGCATCAGCTTACGGCGACGGCTTCGGACGCGGCCGGCAACAAGAGCGTGAGTTCGTCTGCCTTCAACGCGACCATCAAGGCGCCCTCGAGCGCGCCAACAGTAGTGTCAGTCTCGACATCCGGTGCCGGAATTTTGTCAGGGACTGGAAATCTTGCCGCCGGGAAGACAGTCACTCTAGCTCTCAAATTGAGCGAGGCTGTGACGGTCACGGGCGGTATTCCCACACTGAAGCTCAACGATGGCGGCACGGCAACCTACAGCGGCGGCTCCGGCACGAATGTATTGTCGTTTACCTATAAGACTGTGGCCGGCCAAAACACCTCTGACCTGACGGTGACAGGCGTCAATTTGGGCACGGCAACCGTGAAGGATAGCGCTGGCGGCACGACCAATCTTGCGGGTGCAGTCTCGAACCCTGCGGGCACGCTGCGGATCGATACGACGAATCCGATGGTGATGTCTGTTTCGGCGTCCGGTGCAGGAATAACGGCAGGCTCGGGCGTCGTTGGGGTTGGTGGGGTTGTCAACCTGACGCTCAAGTTGAGCGAAGCGGTCACCGTAACCGGCGGTACGCCTACGCTCAAGCTCAACGATGGCGGGACGGCGACTTACGTGTCGGGCTCGGGCAGCGACACGTTGATCTTCAAGTACACGGTCGCAGCTGGTCAAAGGACCAAGGATCTTGCCGTGACGGCGGTCAATTCAGGCACGGCAACGGTGCGTGACGGCGCGGGCAACGGCGCCAATCTTGCGGCCGCGATCTCAAACCCCGCAGGCTTGCTGCAGGTCAACACGACAGCCGCGGCAACAAATTCGCCAATTCCGATTGTAGGGAGTGGTGGAAGCCACACGCCGCATGACTGGCAGGGGCATTTTGCTGCCTTCGGCGACGGTGCCCGCACAACAGTCGGCTCGGCCGGTGCGGTTAGTCAAACTGCCAAAGCGCCGGATACATTTGTGGGCGATACGGCGAACGTGATGGGGGCCTCGCTGGATCACCGCCTAGCGCTGTTCGCGCAGCATATCGCGTCGGCTTTTCCGTCTTCGTCATTTGCTGAAACGAGTACATCGCCGATCAGTCAAGCTACATGGAAGGGTTCAGAGTTGCCGCACCTAGCGCAGCCCATCGCAAACCAGCAGCACGCTCCAATGACGGGATCAGTCTAA